The sequence below is a genomic window from Mycobacterium sp. ITM-2016-00316.
CGTACGGTCCGATGGATTTCGCCGCCTGGTTCGAGGTCTACCTCGGCGGGCAATGGCACACCTTCGATGCGCGCAACAACATGCCGCGCATCGGCCGGGTGCTGATCGCGCGGGGCCGCGATGCCGGCGATGTCGCGCTGAGCAATGCGTTCGGGGCGAACACGCTGTCGAGTTTCCGGGTGTGGACCGACGAGGTGGCCTGAGTTCGCGCTACCTGCCAGGACCTGTGTTATGGCGTCTGCGTCAATTATGCTCGAAGGCTATGCCCGAAACCTCGTACGCGCCATGCGGCGAGTTGAGCCTGGCGTATCAGATCTTCGGCGCCGGACCGGTCGAGCTTGTCTTCGTCGGACCGATGGTCAGCCATATCGAACTGTTCTGGACCATGCCCGAATTCAAGTCGTTCTTCGATCAGCTGGCCGCATTCTGCCGCGTCGTGCTGTTCGACAAAGCCGGTGTCGGACTGTCGGATCCGGTGCCCCGGGTGCGCACCCTCGATGACCGGGTGACCGAGATCGAGGCCGTCCTGGATGCCGCCGGTTTCTCCCGGGCGGCGATCTTCGGGATGAGCGAGGGCGGCGCCCAGGCCGTCTACTTCGCGGCCAAGCGGCCCCAGCGCACCCGGGCGCTGATTATCTACGGCTCCTTCGCCTACCTGTCCGGTGGCGGATGGGACGAGGTGCTGGGCGACCCGGAGGCGCTGTCGGCGCACCTGGTCGGCGAGCTGGGCGCGAAGTACACGCCGTCGCTGGAGCAGATCCGGCGGATCCAGGCCTTCGCGCGCGCCGCCCGCTCGCAGTGGGGCAGCGGCGCGAGCGCGATGGCGTTGACACCGTCGGTGCGCTCGCTGCGCCAGCTCGCCATGTTCGAGCGGATGGCTTCGAGCCCCGGAATGGCGCGTGCCACAATGGAATCCAACTTCCACATCGATCTGCGGCCGGTGCTGCCCACGCTCCGCGTGCCCACCCTGGTCGCGCATGCCCGCGGCGACGGCGTGCCGGTGCAGTGCGGCCGGTACCTGGCCGACCACATTCCCGGCGCGAAATACCTCGAGGTCGACGGTGTGGACCACGCGCCGTGGCTGACCGAACCGGACACCATCCTGACCGGGATCGAGGAACTCCTCACCGGCGGCCACGGGGCGGCGCCACCCGCGCACCGGGCCCTGCGCACCGTCCTGTTCACCGATATCGTCTCCTCGACGCAACACGCCGCCACCGCGGGCGATGAGCGGTGGCGGGCGGTCATCGAGCGTTTCGGTGAGATCAACGCCGAGCGCGTGCAGCGGTTCGGGGGCGCCGTCGTCAAGAGCACCGGCGACGGTCACCTCGCGACGTTCGACGGCCCGACGCAGGCCATCCACTGTGCCGAGGCCCTGCACGCGGAAGCCGAAATGCTGGGCTTCGAGATCCGGGTCGGCATCCACACCGGTGAGTGCGAACTGCTGGATGCCGACATCGCCGGCATCGCCGTGCACATCGCCGCCCGGATCATGGGGCAGGCCGGCGCCGGCGAGATCGTCGTCTCCCGCACCGTGCGTGACCTGGTCGTGGGTTCGGGGAAGAGCTTCACCGATCGCGGCAGCGTCGAGTTGCGTGGTGTGCCCGGTAGTTGGCAACTGCTCGCGGTCGACCGGCATGGTGCCCGGTCGGATTCGGCGGAGGCGCACCTGGCGTCGACACCGACGCCCGGGCCGCGGGCCACCATGCACCGCACCGACCGCGCCGTGGAGGTACTGGCGAGGCGCACGCCGTGGATGCTGCGCGGGGTGGCGCGGCTGTCTCCGATATCCGGGCGCGGCCCGAAAACCGGCTGACCGGCGGCAAGAACATTCTCGGTTGCTGCGGCAGCCCCGTAGAGTGGCGGCATACCCGTCCTGGGCAGCCCTTTCGCTGGGACGTGTTTGAGCAACGCTGGAGCTGGGAATGGTGGCCGGATGACTGAAGACCGGGTGATCCATGACGCCGCGGACAAGTTCGCCCCCGAGGAAGTCGCCCTGCGCCCCCGCAACGTGCAGTTCGACTGGTCAGACGCGCCGCTGCACTGGATTCCCGGCGACCCGTACGCCTCGCATTCGGTCACCGCGCTGAACCTGTTCCTGCCCGTCGCGGAGCGCTGGTTCAGCAAATTGCTGTCCGACTCGCTGGTCTACGTGCGCGACGAGCACCTGCGTGAGGAGATCGTCGGGTTCATCGGCCAGGAGGCGGTGCACGCCCGCACCCACGACAACGTGCTCCAGGAATACCTGCGCCGGCACGGCATCGACCCGGAGCCCTTCACCGACCAACTGGAATGGGTGGCCGGCCAGTACGAGCGGCGCGTCGAGCAGGCCGAGCCGGCCAACCGGCGCAAGGCACTGGAATCGGGCTGCCACGCCCTGTGCGCGGCCGAGCACTACACCGGCGTGCTGGGGCACTGGGCGCTCAACAACCGCTGGGATGAGCTGGGCGCCGACCCGACCCTGACCGACCTGTACCGCTGGCACGGCGCCGAGGAGGTCGAGCACCGGCACGTCTCGTTCAACGTCGCCAAGTACTTCGGCATGGACTATGTCGCGCAGGCCCTCGGCGGGGTGATGGTCAGCGTGGTCTTCTTCGCCATGATGCTGCGCGGCACCAAGTACCTGGTTCATCAGGACCCGGCGCTGCCGAACATGCGCTACCCGCGGCTGCTGTGGCAGCTGCGCAAGTCCGGTAAGACGGGCGCGCTGCCGACGTTCCGCTACCTGGGCGCCTCCGGGCTGACGCTGCTGCGCCGCGACTACGACCCGGTTGACGAGGGCAGCACCGCCCAGGCCGTCGCGTACCTCGCCACCTCGCCGGCCGCCCGCGCCACCCATGGGTGACCGGCTGACCCGACTCCTGCGGCCCTATGACGGGCAGCCGCCGCCGGGACTGTACGGGAAGTCCTCGGACCTGCTGATCCGGATTGCCGGCGCGGCGGTCCCGCATTTCCTGTCGGTGGTCACCCGCCTCGGCGGCGACAAGGAGCTCCCGGAGCTCCCGCGCCGGACAAACCGGCGCGCCGTGGTGGTCGACGCCCGCACGGTCGTCGCCCGCGATCCCGATGTCGTCGCGCTGACGCTGGTGGCCGCCGACGGCGCGGACCTGCCACAGTGGCATGCCGGCGCCCACATCGACGTGCACCTGCCGTCCGGGCGGACCCGGCAGTACTCGTTGTGCGGGGACCCTGACCGCCCCGATCAGTTCCGCATCGCGGTGCGCCAGATCCCCGGCCAGGACGGCGCCTCGATCGAAGTGCACGGACTGAGCGTGGGTCAGGTCATCGAGGTCAGCGGACCGCGCAATGCCTTCATGATGCCGCTGCCGGGCTCCGGATCCCGTTCGGAGCGGCTGCGTTTCATCGCCGGCGGTATCGGGATCACCCCGATCCTGCCGATGGTGCGTCTGGCCGACCGCCTGGGCATGGACTGGTCGCTGCGCTACACCGGCAGGCACCGTGACAGCCTGCCGTTCCTCGACGAGCTCGAAGCGTTCGGTGACCGGGTACGGGTGATCACCGACGATGTCTCCGGATTGCCCGCGCCCGCTGACCTTCTCGACGATGTGAACGCGTGGACCGCGGTGTACGCCTGCGGGCCGCCGCCGATGATGGATGTGGTGCGCGCGGCGGTCCCGGACCGCGCCGAACTGCATATCGAGCGCTTCTCGCCGGTGCCGGTCGTCGACGGCCGGCCGTTCGAACTGGAGTTGGCGGGAAGCGGCGAGATCATTTCCGTGCCCGCCGACCAGAGTGCGCTGGCCGCGCTGCTTTCGGCCAAGCCGGACGTGAGTTACTCGTGCCAGCAAGGTTTTTGCGGCAGCTGCGCGCAGCAGGTGGTGGCCGGTGCGGTCGAGCACCGCGACCAGTTACTGACCGATGAGCAGCGCGAGCTCGGGCAGATGCTGCTGTGCGTGTCACGGTCGGCGGGTGGTCGGCTGGTGCTCGACCTCT
It includes:
- a CDS encoding PDR/VanB family oxidoreductase, with product MGDRLTRLLRPYDGQPPPGLYGKSSDLLIRIAGAAVPHFLSVVTRLGGDKELPELPRRTNRRAVVVDARTVVARDPDVVALTLVAADGADLPQWHAGAHIDVHLPSGRTRQYSLCGDPDRPDQFRIAVRQIPGQDGASIEVHGLSVGQVIEVSGPRNAFMMPLPGSGSRSERLRFIAGGIGITPILPMVRLADRLGMDWSLRYTGRHRDSLPFLDELEAFGDRVRVITDDVSGLPAPADLLDDVNAWTAVYACGPPPMMDVVRAAVPDRAELHIERFSPVPVVDGRPFELELAGSGEIISVPADQSALAALLSAKPDVSYSCQQGFCGSCAQQVVAGAVEHRDQLLTDEQRELGQMLLCVSRSAGGRLVLDL
- a CDS encoding adenylate/guanylate cyclase domain-containing protein codes for the protein MPETSYAPCGELSLAYQIFGAGPVELVFVGPMVSHIELFWTMPEFKSFFDQLAAFCRVVLFDKAGVGLSDPVPRVRTLDDRVTEIEAVLDAAGFSRAAIFGMSEGGAQAVYFAAKRPQRTRALIIYGSFAYLSGGGWDEVLGDPEALSAHLVGELGAKYTPSLEQIRRIQAFARAARSQWGSGASAMALTPSVRSLRQLAMFERMASSPGMARATMESNFHIDLRPVLPTLRVPTLVAHARGDGVPVQCGRYLADHIPGAKYLEVDGVDHAPWLTEPDTILTGIEELLTGGHGAAPPAHRALRTVLFTDIVSSTQHAATAGDERWRAVIERFGEINAERVQRFGGAVVKSTGDGHLATFDGPTQAIHCAEALHAEAEMLGFEIRVGIHTGECELLDADIAGIAVHIAARIMGQAGAGEIVVSRTVRDLVVGSGKSFTDRGSVELRGVPGSWQLLAVDRHGARSDSAEAHLASTPTPGPRATMHRTDRAVEVLARRTPWMLRGVARLSPISGRGPKTG
- a CDS encoding metal-dependent hydrolase is translated as MTEDRVIHDAADKFAPEEVALRPRNVQFDWSDAPLHWIPGDPYASHSVTALNLFLPVAERWFSKLLSDSLVYVRDEHLREEIVGFIGQEAVHARTHDNVLQEYLRRHGIDPEPFTDQLEWVAGQYERRVEQAEPANRRKALESGCHALCAAEHYTGVLGHWALNNRWDELGADPTLTDLYRWHGAEEVEHRHVSFNVAKYFGMDYVAQALGGVMVSVVFFAMMLRGTKYLVHQDPALPNMRYPRLLWQLRKSGKTGALPTFRYLGASGLTLLRRDYDPVDEGSTAQAVAYLATSPAARATHG